In Triticum aestivum cultivar Chinese Spring chromosome 5B, IWGSC CS RefSeq v2.1, whole genome shotgun sequence, the following proteins share a genomic window:
- the LOC123111974 gene encoding protein DEEPER ROOTING 1 isoform X1: MKIFSWMANKISGKQEASRFPASSSGPSRSKVPDCRNDEFSDWPQSLLAIGTFGNKQIEEVAQVQDASEDGQSMQDAIKFTEEEVDKIQKEFAMILASKDQTETHDPHDDDQVASHKNVDESINEKHRDQLFNKIVISKAKDSPGKKASTLKPRSVASLLKLLMPKGGFASAVPDPRNSFPQSRMEKLLKAILQKKIHPQNSSALVPRRHLDWKPDEQEINECLEDALRDLDDDGAKWVKTDSDCKLHTLIPNK, from the exons ATGAAG ATTTTCAGCTGGATGGCGAACAAGATCAGCGGGAAGCAGGAGGCCAGCCGCTTCCCGGCCAGTTCCTCCGGGCCTTCTC GTTCTAAAGTGCCGGACTGTCGCAACGACGAGTTCAGCGATTGGCCCCAATCATTGCTTGCCATTGGGACATTTGGAAATAAGCAGATAGAGGAGGTAGCACAAGTGCAGGATGCTTCCGAGGATGGGCAGTCCATGCAAGATGCCATCAAGTTTACAGAGGAGGAAGTAGACAAAATACAGAAAGAGTTTGCAATGATACTAGCAAGCAAAGACCAAACGGAAACTCATGACCCGCACGATGATGACCAGGTAGCTTCACACAAAAATGTCGATGAGAGCATAAATGAGAAGCACAGGGACCAGCTGTTTAACAAGATCGTCATAAGTAAGGCAAAAGATTCACCGGGGAAGAAAGCAAGTACACTCAAGCCGAGATCAGTTGCTTCGCTCCTCAAACTACTCATGCCTAAGGGTGGCTTTGCCTCTGCTGTTCCAGATCCAAGGAACTCTTTCCCTCAATCAAGAATGGAAAAG CTGCTCAAGGCAATACTTCAGAAGAAAATACATCCGCAAAATTCTTCGGCGCTCGTACCTAGGAGACATTTGGACTGGAAGCCAGATGAGCAAGAGATCAATGAATGCCTTGAGGATGCACTCCGTGATCTAGACGATGATGGCGCAAAATGGGTCAAAACTGATTCAGACTGTAAGTTGCATACTTTGATCCCGAACAAATGA
- the LOC123111974 gene encoding protein DEEPER ROOTING 1 isoform X2 → MKIFSWMANKISGKQEASRFPASSSGPSRSKVPDCRNDEFSDWPQSLLAIGTFGNKQIEEVAQVQDASEDGQSMQDAIKFTEEEVDKIQKEFAMILASKDQTETHDPHDDDQVASHKNVDESINEKHRDQLFNKIVISKAKDSPGKKASTLKPRSVASLLKLLMPKGGFASAVPDPRNSFPQSRMEKLLKAILQKKIHPQNSSALVPRRHLDWKPDEQEINECLEDALRDLDDDGAKWVKTDSDFIVLEM, encoded by the exons ATGAAG ATTTTCAGCTGGATGGCGAACAAGATCAGCGGGAAGCAGGAGGCCAGCCGCTTCCCGGCCAGTTCCTCCGGGCCTTCTC GTTCTAAAGTGCCGGACTGTCGCAACGACGAGTTCAGCGATTGGCCCCAATCATTGCTTGCCATTGGGACATTTGGAAATAAGCAGATAGAGGAGGTAGCACAAGTGCAGGATGCTTCCGAGGATGGGCAGTCCATGCAAGATGCCATCAAGTTTACAGAGGAGGAAGTAGACAAAATACAGAAAGAGTTTGCAATGATACTAGCAAGCAAAGACCAAACGGAAACTCATGACCCGCACGATGATGACCAGGTAGCTTCACACAAAAATGTCGATGAGAGCATAAATGAGAAGCACAGGGACCAGCTGTTTAACAAGATCGTCATAAGTAAGGCAAAAGATTCACCGGGGAAGAAAGCAAGTACACTCAAGCCGAGATCAGTTGCTTCGCTCCTCAAACTACTCATGCCTAAGGGTGGCTTTGCCTCTGCTGTTCCAGATCCAAGGAACTCTTTCCCTCAATCAAGAATGGAAAAG CTGCTCAAGGCAATACTTCAGAAGAAAATACATCCGCAAAATTCTTCGGCGCTCGTACCTAGGAGACATTTGGACTGGAAGCCAGATGAGCAAGAGATCAATGAATGCCTTGAGGATGCACTCCGTGATCTAGACGATGATGGCGCAAAATGGGTCAAAACTGATTCAGACT TTATTGTGCTAGAAATGTAA